CAttatctccttttttttttcttctcttttttatcTCAAACGTGGTTTTTGTGAGATTAGGGTCCCATGTTCAAATAGGACTTTGGCTTCCAAATTCCTCTTATCATCAGCAACCTCTCTCCTTCTCCATGTGAGCAACATTCCCACGTGGGATGCAGACTTCTCTTTTACTTTTTGTAGAATTTTGTAATTTACTTGGTCAAAGTGGTaggagtgaatttagtttatataaaccaaGGATTCGTTTCGGTTTTATGATTGCATCTAAAATTTGATatcagactgcctacgtatcttTAACGGAATCAAATCGGCGTAGTTCGTGAGATATTTGATTTGGATTTGTGTTCAGACTTTGGCAAAATGAGAAGCTATTTGGATTTATTTAAAACCCATATATGACCTTTGGTATTTACCTAATAGGCTTTGAGAAATAGGAGTTTGATTTTGTCTTTTCCTTACGTAGCTTAGGATTTGAAGACATAAAGTGGGACTCCCAGCCCCACGTGAGATGCACAATTCAATATTTTCCTTAAGTAGCTGAGACTTGAAGACAAAGTGGGACTCCAAGCCTCACGTGAGATGCACATTTCAAAATGAAATAAGACTTTGTCTTTTCCTTAAGTAGAAAGTGGGACTCCAAGTCCCACATGAGATGCACAGTTCAAAAACCCAATTAGAGATCTTCCCAGTTCCAGTATTCATTCCTCCAAACAGCGATGTCGATATACTCGAGCTCCCCATCGATTTCGCAATGTTTTCgccttttttttaaaattccttttgggttttttagcCGTTGAATTCCAAACGAAGATGGGTAAGATTGGTGGAGTTCAAACTCTTTTGAATTGCTCCAACTTATCCTCTTTTCCTCCTAAATCgcagagggttttttttttcttcttcttttatgcAAGTCACGAGAGCCTTTGTTTTTCTGCTGCCTTGTTCTTTTGCTCGTGTGCTTCCTTTGTGGATCGAAAACTCAAAACGAAGAAGGGGAGAAATCAAGCAGGTTACCCATTTTCGTTTTCTTTATGTTCCGGGTTTGCTTATGTATTTGGAGTGGAATGAAACTTTAACTGTGATGAACTTATCAATTCTTTTGTGCAGGCATCCCGGGCAATGACATCTCTTCAATTTGGTTTGTTGTTGTTTCCTTTAGGTAATGAGCTTGGTTGGGTTGTAAAAACCCTTCTTTTTGTGTAATGGTAGATGATAAGCCTAATTTGATGTTGGTAGCTTCTGTAGTCTAAATTTATTTAACTTTTCCTTTATCAACAGTAGCTTTCAGTACCATTTTAACTTGGTTTTTGACATGGTTGTTGGACAAACTATTTTGCAGTATCGAGTTTGTTAAAGACAATTGTTGATTCATGGCTCCAAATGTGAGAATTGCACTCTAAAATTTGTAGTAACGCACTCATAGTATATGCCATATTTTGAATGGGTTTTGATGTACTAGTGTGCAATCATCACTCTATAGCATTTCTATTTCCACATAGAGAATTATTTGACTGGTCTTGACAGTGGGCATTTAGACACCCTTTTTGTGTTCCAATTCATGTTTTGCCTTCGATACTTGCCATCCTTTCTCattaacacttgtacaaagtGATGCTTTTCCCAAAATCTTTTGTAGTTTTGATTTGTCTTCTATTTCTTTGGGTGTTAATACAAAGGTTGCCATGTGAATGAGTTTCCCAATTAATTTGGGAAGTTTGACAACAAGTTTTTCCTTCTCTGTGAACTTGTGACAACTTGTACTCTTTTAGGTCCAAATAGAACTTCATGTGGCAGAGAAGCAAATGCCTTTTAGCTACTTGTTTAGAGATTGgcaaattttctttctttccttttgtcTCGTAGCATCTATTAATTTCATTTCAATGCTTTTGGTCAATATTTTGACCCAATATTTGACCAAAATGGTATCCACATTTAAGTCCTCTGAAAGATGTCTtcctctttttttgtttttatcaaaAGTTGAATTGGGGAATTTCCAAGCATGAGTCGGTCACTTCTTTTCCCTTGTTCATTTGTCTGCACATGCACTTATTCTTTCATTGGACCGCAAAAAATGACTTTGCATATAAGACTTGGCTTCCTGTGTCTGCTTTCTTAgcttgattttttttacagATGGCCATTAGAATGATCCATTGTTATTTTTCAAGTCTCTTTAGCTTTACCCAACATGATAACCACGTGAATGGCATTCATGTTATCTAGAAGActtttcttccttctcatttCACTGGAGTAATCTTTGAAGTTTAGGACATCAACAATGTACCACCTTCTTGGAGCATATCGTTCTACTTTTGCCAACAAGCTTCTGCACTGTTGTTGATTGAATGAAAAACAGGTTGTGGTCGATATTTGGAGTCGAAATCTTGCTCTTTCTTTATCAAATCCATTGCTTGTCGTGACACCAATGGCTCATTCTTTCTTGGCATGGACAGTGAATACAGATCTCTTAGATCTGATTGGAACTTCACGGGGTGGTTTAGGCCACCtcgaagaaattcatgggatttTGGAGTTTATTTCTGCTGCTGTTAGTGGGGAGTCTAGAtcctcttcttcatttctcttttaaacattgcaatttTCTTGTATAAACTGAAGGTTACATACTCTAGGTAGTTGATTACAccctttttgttttcatttttgtctgcaacacaacattaaacaagagagataaataaattaacaGAACTTGTTTCATACCTGGTGATGAATGTTCTTCTTTTGGATCTTGACATGAAAACACAAATGATTGAACTACTTGCTCTCTTCTTTGGCAGCACTTCGTtgcttttggtattttctctcCAGGTTTCGCTTATTTTCTGCAGAGTTTCCCCACTCTTTTTCTGTTCCCCCCTTCTTACTGCAACTGATGCCTATTTATAGACATCTTAAGAGGGTTCTAAAGCTCTTATGTGGGGGAGATAGAGGCCATGTTTTTCCGCCACTTTCTCTTAACCCCCCTTACTGACTCCACGTTTCTTTTTGTTGCAGAAAATGGGGAAGCACCAGTTTTGCACGTTTCTTCCCCTTTTTGTAGGAAGAAatgtatattttattatttatttatggataTTGATTTGTATGTAAGGCCCACCCTCATCTTTTGGGTTGaattacatttttgttttgtcttgTAATTTGACCCAATTTGTATgaactctattttttttatatgttatatatttttgttgttcaacaTGCATAAAGCACTTCAAATACTTTTACAAGATTAATTTGTATTCTTACTAAAGAttgattggtttcaaaaatattttttttctttctaaaatcaCTTTTTAAAAACATTGAAAATGAAAATCGTTGTTAGCTTTTATATCAtctttactttttttcttttttaatattctGATATTATAAAACTACTCCCTAAGAACAGTGGCGGATGCATTGAGGGGCAGGGAGGTCACCCGAACTTTGGTGAATGTCCATGGATACCTTGGGTGCTgcccttttgaagattagagttgGCTTCATACATGCCCTCCAACTAACTTCAGGCCTACCAAGACTCGGTGAATGTCCATGGAAAACTTGGGTGCTACCCCTTGCATACATTAACAGGTGTGCAATATGCCTTTCCAAATGACTTTAAGCCTACCAAAACTCGTTGAAATGAcgatatgcatgctatttctagtaaaaaaaatttgcttagaccatctccaatcctgacctaaaacctaaaaatatttagtccagaaaatttaggttttagcccagaaacagcttttctacttcaacccttttggcctaaaattttagccccagattatcgaaaaatgaattaaggctaattttttttaaattaactttttaaaaaaaaattatgtagattatcctaaattaattttataaacattttaacctaaaaatatttaaattccgataaattttgaaaaatcactaaatcaatacatgaaaatcatgataaaccacataaacttaaaaaaaatacaattaataaaccacataaacttaatacaatcgaaAACTCATAGACTACATAAACCTAATAATGATATCCATCATCTTGACTTGGTGGTGGACTTAGGTGATAGTCTTGagatgaatcatcatcttgaaatatactccttGTGGCATTCCTGCGTAAAATTTCTTTTTGCTTACCACGTAAGTATCTCTTCCTCTCTGGAGTGTATTTGTCGAGGTCCTCCATTatcaaattagtttcgtaccTTTCTTGCTCCCTATCCCCTTCTTGCTTCATGGCCAAAAACATTTAGGCCGATTCTTTTTGCCGACGACACTGGTTTTCGTTCATTCTTGCCATTTCGCTAGCAAATTGTGCACGTATCGGATCttgggacttcccttttctctttgcttccttttgcttatctctacCTGAGGGCCTTGGCAAAGAAGAAGTTGGGCTCATTTGGTCGATACCTTCATTGTTGGCAAAATTCACACCTTCATTGACATCATTTGGGGGTGGGGCTTCATTATGAAATAATCTTCCACATTGTTGATTCACATCGGTTCCCCACctcggacaatccttgaggatgttccaagcatgatgcaacttaaaagcttgattttttggtgtagttcttgtcttgtaaattgtcattgctttgtcaccctatgcaacaaatacataaaaataattagttgctaaatactattatgtacatgacaagtaaaatattaacaaagaaactcacaatttctGAGGCGCCCCTTCCATTAGGCATGTCAACCATGGCTTTCTCCAAGCTTCCTTTCCACAAAGTGCACGCTTTGTTGATAATCTtccaccgatcataaacaccaccaacTTCCCTTCGACTGACGTTGggagttttcatggaacttatcaacgattttaccccacaaatcctttctattttgattggTGCCGACGGCATCATCTTCACTAACAGAAATCCATGtcaaacataaagcaatatcttcatcaaaggtccaattacgacctctaacatgcttttttgccatcttgaaaattttggaaatgagaagaaatggtagaaagaaaaattggaaaaaatgtaggagaaaagtgagttttgtgtggatgtttgaacaaatacataggtatttatagagtttttggttgaattttaagttatatttttttaattattttagccattggatttaaatttggaccgttagatcttttttttaccgttagatttgattatattcgatctaagccatttgattcaatatatatatatatatatataactaaaaaaaatttgaacttggATGATATAAAGTAGCCAACGGCTATTTTTTGCATTGGGCTGATGATATAAAGTAGCAAACAGCTACTTTTTGCATTGAAAGCTGGGGGAACACCCCCACATGGGGTTGCTTTTCTTCAGCAGAAATGTGGGGCCCATTTTACTTTGTGGCTTAAAATGTGATCGGAATTTGGCCCCTATttgggttttaggttttaggtttattttaggtCATGagttggagtgggttttgggggggggggggaagaggaATTTTAGGTTATAAGTCATGGTTGGAGTTGGTCTTACTGACCCCTCTAatattatttcctggatccgtCACTATCTTAGAAGATGCAGTTTTGAATTTAGGTGTAAAGTGCACACAAAATCCATCATGACTTATAATCTACATTTACAATTTTATGCACATTTGTTTTTTGTAGAAAAATTTCATTACCTTAGACCAAAATAACAAATACTAATTACGTTGCATGTCTTAGTTGTATTTTGTACGTAGTCATTCCGTTTATATTTTAGGAATTTTAAATTAGGGTCTAATTTAGTTGTAATGAGGCCTTAAACTATAGAAAAATAAGTCAAGAAAATAGCATGAAGTTTCAGCGCACTCGACTTTTAAACTGAGTCAAAACCCCATATGAAATAAAAAGCATGGACTTGCAGCAAAGGCATGAAAGTTAATGCAATATTTATTTGGCTATCACATCACGGTTGATCAATATTATAACAATGTGGTGGCCAAAGGTCGCTGATAAAATAAGATGCCAATGCCATGATCGATTAAACAAATCAATTAAGTTTTAACTGCAGTCCCAGATGGCATGAATCACAGCAGTTCATTTTTGCTGTGCTTGATATCTTGTGGCATGAATCtgttggaagttttgagacTTTTGTTCTATATTGGGGAAAACAAGATTCTTAAGAGCCTTTATATAGATTTAATGTTTTAGTTTTGTAATTACAACATTGGCCATTTGGAAATGGATTGAAGGTTTGGGCCTTATggttgtgtggattaggcttgtataatatagcctaaatacaattaatattaattaatcaagacaagggccttgggccttggaaCTGAAAATTAATctgattcattaattttaattttcagattaagtttttaattaatttattaattaaaaacgttttgattaaaagaCACAGCTCTTAGAAAGAGTTGTGTACCTTCAAATACACTGAACATATATTTGAAAGGGTGTGAAACAACCTATATATCTGCAATCACAGTTTCCAAATGGATCATCCTTTCTTGTTCCTTTCTTCTGTACGAATTTctagagagtaaacacacaaaaagaaaattcgCTAGAGTTCTAGAATCCAGTGCGGAttgtagaattaggtagttgaatcctggtcgagcagacgtcgtagaaccacaagcacagGAGTGGGACGAAAATATTGTTCGAAAGACATAGCTTTTACGTTAACCTCTACcttctgtaatcaagttagtaacATCAATTTCTATATTCATTGTATAATTTTCATTCTGCACAGCaaatatattttggttaataaaatagtgaaatttctgttattttgtttatttctgaattgttctccaacagaATCATTGCAGGTTCTCCCTACATATAGTTTATTTGCACATGCAACTGTAATATGGCTCTATTTTTTTGGTGAAACAATGGCTGAAATCTTCATTCAAGCATGAATTGGATATGTTGTCTTTGTTTGTTGTCGTGTTTGTTCTGGCTAGTATACATTTAATAATTAGTAATTACTACATCATGTCAGCAGCTATCACATGACTGATCACCGGTTTCATGCAATGTTACGAAAAGGGTTCTCTCAATTGTTCTCATCGGCCTTGGATGGTGAGACACGATGGCGATGGATTTCAATATTCTACATTTGGATGACGCAAAGAAGGATTTCTGCAGTATTCTCAATCTGGACAAAGCATGAGGCTTTATTTATGAAAGTTTGACAGTAACAAATAACAATAATGTCGTTTCAAGAATACATGTAATTATTTGGGCTCATA
Above is a window of Malus sylvestris chromosome 15, drMalSylv7.2, whole genome shotgun sequence DNA encoding:
- the LOC126605942 gene encoding uncharacterized protein LOC126605942 → MKTPNVSRREVGGVYDRWKIINKACTLWKGSLEKAMVDMPNGRGASEIGDKAMTIYKTRTTPKNQAFKLHHAWNILKDCPRWGTDVNQQCGRLFHNEAPPPNDVNEGVNFANNEGIDQMSPTSSLPRPSGRDKQKEAKRKGKSQDPIRAQFASEMARMNENQCRRQKESA